In Desulfosudis oleivorans Hxd3, the DNA window CAATGATCAATGCGCTTGTGATGATGGCCGTGCTGGGATGCGTGATCGGCATCGGCCTGGCGATTGCCTCCCGTGTTTTCTATGTCTACGTGGATCCCAAGGTAGAGGCCGTGGAAAGCGCCCTGCCCGGGGCCAACTGCGGCGGCTGCGGCCTGCCCGGCTGCGGTGCCAATGCCGCGGCCATCGTGGAGGGAAAAGCGGCCCCCAACTCCTGCGTGGCCGGCGGCGCTGACCTGGCCGAAACCATTGCGGCCCTGCTGGGCATGTCCATTGAGGCCAAAGAGCCCGACATTGCCGTGCCGGACTGCACCTACAGCGTGGCCGAGGCGAAACAGAAATTCGTGTACAACGGCATTTCCGACTGCCGGGCCGCGGCCCTTTTGTCCGGCGGTATGAAGATATGCACCGTGGGCTGTCTGGGCCTGGGCACCTGCGTGCGGGCCTGCCCTTTTGGCGCCCTGACCATGGGTGAAAACGGCCTGCCCGTGGTGGACAGGGAAAAATGCACCGGCTGCGGCACCTGCGAACGGGTCTGCCCCAAGCACATCATCAAGCTTTCATCGGTCACCCGGCGCATCCTGCGGGAATACACCACGGACGACTGCATCGCCCCGTGCCGGCGGGCCTGTCCGGCAGGCATCAACATTCCCGAATATATCCGCCAGATCACCCTGGGCGACTACACGGCTTCCCTTTCCGTCATAAAAGAACGGCTCCCCTTTCCCGCGGTGATCGGCCGCATCTGCCCCCGGTTCTGCGAAACCATGTGCCGCCGCACCCTGGTGGATGAAGCGGTGTCCATCAACGGCTTAAAGCGGTTCGTGGCCGACGCGGAAAAAAGCGCCGGCCGGGTCAAGCCCTTTATGGCGCCGTCCACGGGCCGGCAGGTGGCGGTGATCGGCGGCGGCGTGGAAGGGCTTTCCGCCGGCTATTTCGCGGCCCGGCTGGGCCATTCAGCCATGGTGCTGGAGGCCTCGGACAAACCGGGCGGACTTTTGCGCAAGGCCATTGCCGCCGAGCGCCTGCCCCAGGCGGTGATGGATGACGACATCGCCGGTATCAGGGAAATGGGTGTTACCGTCAAAACCCGGCAGATCGCGGGCAGAGACTTTACCGTTGATTCGCTGCTGGCCGACAATTTCGAGGCCGTGCTGCTGGCCACCGGCGGGTGGGACAGCCGGCTGGGGTTTGATAATCCCAAAACCCTGGCCCAGGGCCCGGTGGCGGGTATGGCCCTGCTTATCGACGTGCTGAAAAAAGAGGTCCCGGTCAAGGGCAACGTGGTGGTGATCGGCGGCGGGGCACTGGCCCGGCAGACTGCGGACGCCTGCACGGCGGCAGGAGCCGCGTCGGTCACCTTCCTGTTGCAGGAGAAAACCGAAGCCGAGGCCGGACTGCCCGCGGACATGTCCGGTGCCGCCATTGTTTTAAATGCCGCTGTTGAGCGGCTTTACGGCACAGGTCCGGCTGTTTCCCAGGTGGAATACACCGACCTGGCCACCGGCCAGCCCGTCAGAATAGAGGCCGGCACCATTGTTTTTGCGGCAGGCCGGTTTCCGGAACTGATTTTTGCCCGCCGGCCCGAAGATACCACCGATGACGACGGCGTGATCAAGCTGCCGGTTCAGTGGCAGGCCGTTCCGCCCTACAAGACAGCCGACGCCGCCGGTCAGCGGGGCCTGCTGGCCGACGGTGATCCGCTCTCCGACATGGACGCGGCCATCAAGGCCATCAACGCGGGCCGCAAGGCCGCGGCCTGCATGCACATGCTGATGTACGGCGATCCTTT includes these proteins:
- a CDS encoding RnfABCDGE type electron transport complex subunit B, translating into MLDAAMINALVMMAVLGCVIGIGLAIASRVFYVYVDPKVEAVESALPGANCGGCGLPGCGANAAAIVEGKAAPNSCVAGGADLAETIAALLGMSIEAKEPDIAVPDCTYSVAEAKQKFVYNGISDCRAAALLSGGMKICTVGCLGLGTCVRACPFGALTMGENGLPVVDREKCTGCGTCERVCPKHIIKLSSVTRRILREYTTDDCIAPCRRACPAGINIPEYIRQITLGDYTASLSVIKERLPFPAVIGRICPRFCETMCRRTLVDEAVSINGLKRFVADAEKSAGRVKPFMAPSTGRQVAVIGGGVEGLSAGYFAARLGHSAMVLEASDKPGGLLRKAIAAERLPQAVMDDDIAGIREMGVTVKTRQIAGRDFTVDSLLADNFEAVLLATGGWDSRLGFDNPKTLAQGPVAGMALLIDVLKKEVPVKGNVVVIGGGALARQTADACTAAGAASVTFLLQEKTEAEAGLPADMSGAAIVLNAAVERLYGTGPAVSQVEYTDLATGQPVRIEAGTIVFAAGRFPELIFARRPEDTTDDDGVIKLPVQWQAVPPYKTADAAGQRGLLADGDPLSDMDAAIKAINAGRKAAACMHMLMYGDPLALPDNLLSPDAVVQTIDAVFGVLPKPRMIMPLRGDAEVAAGMEREAGFSETAARTEADRCLKCGIICYQHM